ATCGGGGAAGGACTCGATGTTCTGGATAGGTCACTGCCTGGGAGGTCGCGGGGATGCCGGGGAACCTGTTCAGCCGCCTGGGATCGCTGCAGTTCAGCTCGCCGCTCGGGTGGCCGTTCTGGGCCGCGCTGGGGATGGTGCCGCTGGGGATCGTCGCTCTGTACTTCCTCAAGCTGCGGCGGCGGCCGGTGCGGGTCGCCAGCACGCTGCTCTGGCGCAAGAGCCTGGAGGACATCCACGTCAACAGCCTCTTCCAGCGGCTCCGGCGGAACCTGCTGCTGTTCCTGCAACTGCTGATCGCGGCGCTGGCGATGCTGGCGCTGGCCGGGCCGCAGATGAAGGGGGCCGGCGGCCAGGGGCGGCGGTTCGTGCTGCTGGTCGACGCCTCGGCGAGCATGACGGCCGTCGACGACGCGGGCGGCCCCAGCCGGCTCGACAAGGCCAAGGAGGAGGCCCGCAAGGTCGTCCGCGACATGCAGGGCGACGACCTGGCGATGATCGTCTCGTTCGCCGACGCGGCGAAGGTGGTCTCGAACTACACGGGCGACCAGCGCCTGCTGCTCCAGCGGATCGACGCGATCGCGGCGACGCAGGGGACGACGTCGCTCCGCGAGGCGCTCCAGGTCGCGGCGGGGCTGGCGAACCCGTCGAAGCAGGTCGGCGAGGGCGTGGTCGCGACGACCTCGCAGATCACGCCCAAGCTGTTCATCTACACCGACGGCGGCTTCCCGGACGTCGAGGGCTTCAGCCTCGGCAACCTGGAGCCCGAGGTCGTCGTGATCGGCCCGCCGCCCCCGCCCTACACGCCCCCCTCCGAGGGCGCCGCCCCGGCCGCCGGCCCCGCGACCGCCGGCGACCCCTCGGACAACGTCGCGCTCGTCGCGCTCCAGTCCCGCCGGATCGAGGAGAAGGCCGACCTGCACCAGGTCTTCGGCCGGGTCAAGAACTACCGGGCCGAGGCGGTCACGACCGAGGCCCAGCTCGTCCGCAAGCGGCTCGACCGCCCCGGCGACGAGGGGGGGCTGGTCGACGCCGTGGCGCTCGAGATTCCCGCGCGGGGCGAGCAGGCGTTCCAGTTCGACGTGCCCGAGCCCGGCGTCGCGGCGTTCGAGGTCCGGCTGACCGTGAAGGACTCGCTGGCCGTCGACGACCGGGCGTTCGTGGTCGTCGGCGACGCCCGCAAGGCGCGGGTGCTGGTCGTCTCGGCCAACGACCGCTACCTGATCGACGCCTTCAACACGCCCACGATCGTCGAGAAGGCCGAGGTGACGACCGTCACGCCCGACGAGGCCAAGGGCGAGGCCGTCGCCCGCGACATGAAGGGCGGGCGCTACGACCTCGTGGTCTTCGACGGCTGGCGGCCCGACGAGCCCCCCGAGTCGAACGCCCTGTATTTCGGCGTCTTCCCCCCCGGCGCGGGATACGACGCCCCGAAGGACGTCGAGCATCCGGCGATCCTCGACTGGAACGTCGGCCACCCCCTGATGCAGTACCTGCGGGACCTCTCGCTCGTGTACGTCGCCAAAGCCCGGGTGATCGACCCGCTGCCGACGGCGGCCGTCCCGCTGATCGAGGGCGACGCCGGGGCCCTGGCCTTCGTCGTCCCGCGCGGGGGGTTCCTCGACGCCGTGACGACCTTCCCGCTGCTCGACGGGACGACGCCCAACACCACATGGTTCCGCTACATCAGCTTCCCGCTCTTCCTGTTCAACGCCGTCCAGTCCATGGGGGGCGCGGCGGGCGGCGAGGACGCCGCGCCGGCGAGGCCGGGCCGGCCGATCCTCATCCGCGCCGAGACCGCCGAGAAGACGATCCAGGTCGCCCCGCCCGACGGCTCGTCCCCGAAGACGATCGGGCGCAACGCGCAAGGCGCCTTCGTCGACGACGCCGCCGTCGCCACGGGCCTGTACGAGGCCCGCTGGACCGGCGGCGCGGCCCCGTTCGCCGTCAACCTGTTCGACCCCCGCGAGAGCGACCTCGCCACCCGCGGCCTCGTCCCCGCCGGCGCCCCCGAGAGCCGCGCCGAATCGTACAAGATCAAGATCGGCTACACCCCCGTCGAGGGCGCCCGCATCGTCCCCGACGTCCGCCGCGACTGGTGGAAGCTCGCCGCCCTGGCGGCCCTGGGCGTGCTGGTCCTGGAGTGGTACATCTACAATCGACGCGTGTATGTATAAAAATTCCTTTTCCCCCCGGGAGAAGGTGGCCCGAAGGGCCGGATGAGGGTCATGGCGCTTCGAGAAAGCCTCCGTGATCCCTCACTCATTCCCGACTCCCACGACCCTCATCCGCCGCTGCGAGGCGCCTCCTCCCGGCGGGAGAAGGATTCGGAGGGCCGGCCTCGGAAGCCCACGCTCGGGCTGCTCCCCGCGAGGGGGAAGGACGTGATGGGCTCGTTCAGCCGGGCGACGGCGCACCGTCGGTCGGGGCGGCGGGGGCCTCGGCGGCGGGCTTGGGGGGGGCGGCGTCCTCGGCGCGGGGGGCCTGGATGTGGAGGGCCTGTTCGACGGCCTCCATCAGGCGGTCGGAGCGGAAGGGCTTGTAGAGGACGGTTTGCAGGCCCTCCTGACGGGCCTTGACGATGGAGTGGGTGGGGTCGTAGCCGAAGCCCGTCATGAGGATGACGGGGGTGTCGGGCTGGACCTCGCGGAGCCGCTTGAAGATGGCGTAGCCGTCCATGTCGGGCAGGCGGATGTCGGCGAGGGCCGCCGAGTAGGCCTCCTGGCGGGCGAGGGCGACGGCCTCGCGGGCGTCGCGCGCGGTCTCGACGACGGCGCCCTGCATGCCCAGAAGCTGGTGGGCCGAG
The DNA window shown above is from Paludisphaera mucosa and carries:
- a CDS encoding vWA domain-containing protein, whose product is MPGNLFSRLGSLQFSSPLGWPFWAALGMVPLGIVALYFLKLRRRPVRVASTLLWRKSLEDIHVNSLFQRLRRNLLLFLQLLIAALAMLALAGPQMKGAGGQGRRFVLLVDASASMTAVDDAGGPSRLDKAKEEARKVVRDMQGDDLAMIVSFADAAKVVSNYTGDQRLLLQRIDAIAATQGTTSLREALQVAAGLANPSKQVGEGVVATTSQITPKLFIYTDGGFPDVEGFSLGNLEPEVVVIGPPPPPYTPPSEGAAPAAGPATAGDPSDNVALVALQSRRIEEKADLHQVFGRVKNYRAEAVTTEAQLVRKRLDRPGDEGGLVDAVALEIPARGEQAFQFDVPEPGVAAFEVRLTVKDSLAVDDRAFVVVGDARKARVLVVSANDRYLIDAFNTPTIVEKAEVTTVTPDEAKGEAVARDMKGGRYDLVVFDGWRPDEPPESNALYFGVFPPGAGYDAPKDVEHPAILDWNVGHPLMQYLRDLSLVYVAKARVIDPLPTAAVPLIEGDAGALAFVVPRGGFLDAVTTFPLLDGTTPNTTWFRYISFPLFLFNAVQSMGGAAGGEDAAPARPGRPILIRAETAEKTIQVAPPDGSSPKTIGRNAQGAFVDDAAVATGLYEARWTGGAAPFAVNLFDPRESDLATRGLVPAGAPESRAESYKIKIGYTPVEGARIVPDVRRDWWKLAALAALGVLVLEWYIYNRRVYV